The segment CGTGGATCAGGCGATCAGCGCCCGTGCGGCCTCGTCCTCGCGACCGAGCGTCTCGAGCACCTTGGCGACAATGCCCTTCGCGTCGAGATGTGACTCGGCATACAGCTTCTCGGGCTTGTCGTGGTCGAGGAAGATATCCGGCAGCACCATCGAGCGCAGCTTGAGCGGCCGGCGGCCGTCAAGCAGACCTTTTTCCAGCAGCGCCTGCGTCACGAACGAGCCGAAGCCGCCGACCGAGCCTTCCTCAACCGTGATGAGAACCTCATGGTTGCGGGCGAGGCGGCTGACGAGATCGACATCGAGCGGTTTGGCGAAACGCGCATCGGCCACCGTGGTCGAGATGCCGTAGGCGGCGAGGTCTTCGGCCGCTTTCAGCGCCTCCGCGAGCCGGGTGCCGAGCGATAGGATCGCCACCTTGTTGCCCTCGCGCAGGATACGGCCTTTGCCCAAGGTCAGAACTTCGGGGTGCTCGGGCAGTTCGATGCCGACGCCTTCGCCGCGCGGAAAGCGGAAGGCGATCGGCCCCTCGCTATAGGCGACTGCCGTGTGCACCATATGCACGAGTTCGGCCTCGTCGGCGGCTGCCATGACCACCATGCCCGGCAGGATGCCGAGATAGGAGACATCAAAGGAGCCGGCATGGGTCGCGCCATCGGCGCCGACCAGACCGGCGCGGTCGACGGCGAAGCGCACCGGCAGCTTCTGGATCGCGACGTCATGGACGACCTGGTCATAGGCGCGCTGCAGGAAGGTCGAATAGATCGCGCAGAATGGCTTAAACCCTTCGCTCGCGAGGCCCGCGGCGAAGGTCACCGCATGTTGCTCGGCGATGCCGACATCGAAAGTCCGGTCAGGGAAAGCCTTCTCGAACACGTCAAGGCCGGTACCGGACGGCATGGCGGCGGTGATGGCGACGATCTTGTCGTCCTGCTGCGCCTCCTTCACCAGCGCGTCGGCGAAGACGCGGGTATAGGTCGGCGCATTGGCCTTGGGCTTCACCTGCGTGCCGGTCAGCACGTCGAACGTATTGACGGCGTGGTGCTTGTCCTTGGCGGCCTCGGCCGGGCCATAGCCCTTGCCCTTCTGCGTCACGACATGAACGAGAACCGGGCCACGGCCTTCCATGTCGCGGACGTTCTTCAGGATCGGCAAAAGCTGATCGAGGTTATGGCCGTCGATCGGCCCGACATAATAGATGCCGAGTTCCTCGAACATCGTCCCGCCCGCCCAGAAATTCCGTGCGAATTCCTCGGTCTTGCGGGCGCGGTCGTAGATGAACTTGGGCAGATGACGGCCGAGCTGCTTGGCCGCCTCGCGCACGGTGCGATAGGTGCCGCCGGAGACGAGCCGGGCGAGATAGGACGAGAGCGCGCCGGCGGGCGGGGCAATCGACATCTCGTTGTCGTTGAGGATGATGATGAGGCGCGAATGCATCGCGCCGGCATTGTTCATCGCCTCATAGGCCATGCCGGCCGACATGGCGCCATCGCCGATGACGGCCACGACATTCGTCGGCTTGTCGGCGAGCGTCGCGGCGACGGCCATGCCGAGGCCGGCCGAAATCGAGGTCGAGGAATGGCCTGCGCCGAACGGATCGTAGGGGCTTTCCGCGCGCTTGGTGAAGCCGGACAGGCCCTCGCCCTTGCGCAGGGTGCGGATGCGATCGCGGCGCTCGGTCAGGATCTTGTGCGGATAGGCCTGATGGCCGACATCCCAGATGATCCGGTCGTCCGGCGTATTGAAGACATAGTGCAGGGCGACGGTCAGCTCGATGACGCCGAGGCCGGCGCCGAGGTGGCCGCCGGTCACGGAAACGGCGTCGATCGTCTCGGTGCGTAATTCCTGCGCAACCTGGGCAAGGTCGGATTCGGGAAGTCGCCGCAAATCGGCCGGCGACTGGATCGCGTCCAGCAGCGGAGTCTTCGTGGGTGTCGTCACAGTTACCTCATTTCGAGAATTGTCATTAGCTTAGGCGTAGCTATTCGCGGTCAGCCTGAACATATATCAAAAGGGGCGGACCCAGCAATTTTGCCGAAAAAGAAGCAATCCTCCGTCGATAACAGGATTAACGCAGGCGACGACGCACAGGCCATGCGTGAAATACGCCAGGGCAGGTGATCCAAGCTTCTTCCTTAACAAGTGTGTCTTTCAGGTTACGGATTCAAAACCTTTAGGCGTCGAAGGAATGGCTTTGGCGGCCGCGCTCTGGAAAAGTCCGCGTCGAGGCTTAATTTGCGTATCGGAGCCGGACATGAGTCTTCCGACAGAAACCGCACCGATTTCCAGTCTGCCGGCCGCAGCCAGCGGCTGCGTCGAGCGGCTGCGCCATCGTTGGCCTTGGTTCGTCGCTTTGGGCGTTCTCGTCGCGGCAATGGGTGTTGCCGCTCTGGCCCTGGTCGTTTCCGCCACTATCGCCTCCGTCTATATCATCGCGTTTTTCATGGTCATCGCCGGCGGCGGGGAGATCGCTTTCGCTTTCGGCGCCCGGTCCTGGACCCGGTTCTTCCTCTGGGTCATCGCCGGGCTCGCCTATATCGTCGTTGCCGCCTTCGCGCTGGCCCAGCCCATCATGGCGGCGGCGGTGTTCACTTTGCTGCTCGGCATCGCGTTGTTCGTCACCGGGATCATCCGTATCTATGTCGGCACGCAGCTCAATAAAGACGTCCGCGGCATTGTGATCCTGGCCGGCATCGTCACGTCCGTGGTCGGTCTCGTCGTTCTAATCGGCTGGCCGGCCAATAGTTTCGTCATTCTCGGCGTGCTTCTCGGGCTCGATCTGCTGTTCTGGGGCGGGAGCTGGATCACCCTTGGCCTGCGCATGAAGGCGCGTTTGCTGGCTCTGCCACGCCACGCCTAGAGGCTGGAGCCGCTAAGGCCGCATTTTTAATCTCGCTCTAACCAAGACGAAAATGCACGTTCCGGCGGCGCTTGCGGTGATCTATGGATCATTCGACGTGGCCGCGCGGCCGGGTCAATTCGGGGACCGTTATGGCAAAGTGGGTCTATACGTTCGGCAACGGCGCCGCCGAGGGCGGCAGCCGGATGAGCGCGCTGCTCGGCGGCAAGGGCGCTAATCTCGCGGAAATGGCCAGCCTTGGGCTTCCCGTGCCGCCCGGCTTCACCATCACGACCGAGGTCTGCGCCTATTTTTACGCCCACGCCCAGAGCTATCCGCCGGAACTCGCCGTCGAGGTCGAGGCGGCGCTGAAGCATGTCGAGGAGATCGCCGGCCGCGCCTTTGGCGACGCACAGCGGCCGCTGCTCGTTTCCGTCCGCTCAGGCTCCCGCGCTTCGATGCCTGGCATGATGGATACGGTGCTGAACATCGGGCTCAACGATGCGACCGTGGATGCGCTCGCGGCCGACGCTGAAGACGCGCGCTTTGCCTATGATTCCTATCGCCGCTTCATCCAGATGTATTCGAGCATCGTGCTTGGTATCGGGCATCATCATTTCGAGGAACTGATCGAGGATTTCAAAGAGGCCAGGGAACTGACGCTCGACACCGATCTCTCGGCCGAGGATTGGCAAGAGGTCATCCGCGCCTTCAAGGCGAAGATCGCCGAGGTGCATGGCCATGCCTTTCCGCAGGCGCCGCGCGAACAGCTTTGGGGCGCCATCGGCGCCGTCTTCGGCTCCTGGAACAATCCGCGCGCGAAAATATACAGGCAGTTGCACAATATTCCCGAGAGCTGGGGCACGGCCGTCACCGTCCAGGCGATGGTCTTCGGCAATATGGGCGAGACCTCCGCGACGGGCGTTGCCTTCACCCGCAATCCCTCGACCGGCGCAAAGGAGCTCTATGGCGAGTTCCTGATCAACGCGCAGGGTGAGGATGTCGTCGCCGGGGTGCGGACGCCGCAGAATATCACCGAGGCCGCGCGCATCGGGGCGGGCTCTTCCCAGCCGTCGATGGAGACGGTGCTCCCTGAGGTCTTCTCCCAGTTCGTCGCGGTGGCAGCGCGGCTCGAGCGGCACTATCGCGACATCCAGGATGTCGAATTCACGGTCGAGCGCGGCAAGCTCTGGATGTTGCAGACGCGCGCCGGCAAGCGCACCGCCAGGGCGGCCCTGCGCGCTGCCGTCGAGATGGCGCGCGAAGGCTTGATCAGCGAGGCGGAGGCCGTGCGCCGCATCGATCCGGGCTCGCTCGATCAATTGCTGCACCCGACCGTCGCGCCGGAAGCGGAGCGTGATGTCATCGCCACCGGCCTGCCGGCCTCGCCGGGTGCGGCCACCGGCGAGATCGTCTTCAATGCCGACGAGGCCGAGCAATTGCGCAGCGCCGGGCGCAAGGTGATCCTGGTGCGCGTCGAGACCAGCCCTGAGGACATCCATGGGATGCATGCGTCCGAGGGGATTCTCACGTCACGCGGCGGCATGACCTCGCATGCCGCGGTCGTGGCGCGCGGCATGGGCAAGCCCTGCGTCACCGGCGCGGGCGCGATCCGCATCGATTCCGAACGCGGCATCCTCTCCGCCGGGAGCGCGACGTTGCGGCGAGGCGATATTCTGACGATCGATGGTGGCACCGGGCGCGTGATGGCCGGCGCGATCGAGAAGCAGCAGCCCGAGCTTTCGGGCGAGTTCGGCGTCATCATGCAATGGGCCGACAAACTGCGCCGCATGAGCGTGCGCGCCAATGCCGAGACGGAAGCGGATGCGGAAGCGGCGCGGCGCTTCGGCGCCGAGGGAATCGGCCTTTGCCGCACCGAGCATATGTTCTTCGAGGCGAGCCGCATCCGCGCCATGCGCGAGATGATCCTCGCCGATGACGAAAGGGGGCGCCGCGCCGCGCTCGCCAAACTGCTTCCTTATCAGCGCGACGATTTCGCCAAGCTGTTCACGATCATGTCCGGTTTGCCGGTGACGATCCGGCTGCTCGATCCGCCGCTGCACGAATTCCTGCCGCATACGGCGGAGGAGATCGCCGAAGTCGCCGCCGCGATGAATGTGACGGCGGAACATCTGCAGCATCGCGCCGAGGAATTGCGCGAATATAATCCCATGCTCGGATTTCGCGGCTGCCGGCTCGCCATCGCCTTTCCTGAAATCGCGGACATGCAGGCTCGGGCGATCTTCGAAGGCGCGATCGAGGCCAAGCGCAAGACCGGCGTGGCGCCGGAGCCGGAGATCATGGTTCCGCTGGTCGCGATGAAAGCCGAATTCGACGCTGTCAAGGCGATCATCGACCGCTGCGCGGAGGCGGTGACGGCGGCAACCGGCGAGACGATCGCTTACACGGTCGGAACCATGATCGAGCTGCCGCGCGCGGCGCTGGCGGCGGGAGAGATTGCCGAGAGCGCGGAATTCTTCTCGTTCGGCACCAACGATCTGACGCAGACGGCGCTCGGCATTTCGCGCGACGATGCCGGGACTTTCCTTGGCGTCTATATCGCCAAGGGGCTCGTCGCGCGCGATCCGTTCACGACGATCGACCAGCAGGGCGTTGGCGAACTCGTCGAGATCGCCACCGAGCGCGGCCGCAAGACACGGCCCTCGCTCAAGCTCGGCATTTGCGGCGAACATGGCGGCGATCCGGCCTCGATCGGCTTTTTCGAGAAGGCCGGCCTCGATTATATTTCGTGCTCGCCGTTCCGGGTGCCGATTGCACGATTGGCCGCGGCACAGGCCACAATCGGCGCTCTCGACGCCGAGGAAAATCCGTAAAATTTGGCTCAAATTGAAACGCCGCGATTCACCCGCCGCTAAACACCTCTTCAAGCTTAAACCGCGATAACCATAGGCAGCGACGGAATTTCCGTCGGTTGTGGCCGGCGGGACACGCCGGGTTTCGTGGCGAGCGCGGCGTATGAGTCGGCTTCAAGTCTGGTGGGCGATGGGCGTGGTGGCGCCCTGGTGTCTGGGTATCGGGCTCGTCGTCTCGATGGCCGCCGACGCCGGTCAGGATGCGACGATCGGCGCCTCGCTCGCGCCGGCTGGCATCCTTGCCGCGACTCAGCCCGGCAATCTCATTCCCGTCGTCGTGGGCGGCCCGGGATTTGGCCTCGATCTAATGCAGACCGCGGCCCGTGCCGCCGAGGCCCGCTTGCGCCTCGGCGATCCGGCGGATTTCGTACTGGTGCCCGACGAGATGGCGCCGCGGGCGGCATTGAAGCCGCGCGCTGCTCATAGCTTCCCGGTCATCGATCGCAGCCACCGCGGTGATCCGGCCGTCGGTCTGCGGCCGACCTTCAGCTCCCAATTGCAGCACACGGGCGATCTCGCGGCTTTGCGGGCGCGGCAGATGATCTTTGCCGAAGCCGAGACATTGCAGAGCGACGCCTTCGCGCTCAACGAAGCTCCGGCAAGCCCGGATAGCTTTACGCCCTGGCCGAGCGGCGAAAACCCGACGACAGCGCCGAGCCGCGCCGATGCGTCGCCGGCGCAGCCCGGCTCGACCGAGACCGTGCGGCCGGCGAATATCGCCGAGCAAATGATGCAGGGCGCGACACCCGAAGTAGGGCGCGCGGAAGCGCTCGCCTCGATGACGCCGGCGACGGACGACGCGACGCCTGTCGAAGTCGTTTCGCTGTCGACCCTGCCGCATGAAGAAACTGCCGATTTCTCGAGCGTGCCTGCCGACCGGCCGGATTACGCCTCGCTGATCGATGAGGACCAGTGGCACCACGAGCAGCGCTGCCTCGCGCAAGCGATCTATTTCGAAGCCCGCGGCGAGAGCGACAAGGGGCAGGCGGCGGTGGCGCAAGTCGTGCTGAACCGCGTCTCAAGCGGGCTCTATCCCTCGACGATCTGCGGCGTCGTCTTCCAGAACCGGCAGCACTATCACGCCTGCCAATTCTCCTTCGCCTGCGAGGGGCGGTCGCTGCGGATCACCGAGTCCGATGCCTGGCAGCGCGCCGAACATATTGCTGCCGCCGTGACCACCGGAAAAACCTATGTCGCGGATGTTGGCGACGCGACGCATTATCACGCGCTTTATGTACATCCCTATTGGGCGCGGCGGCTGGAACGGACGGACAGGATCGGCCACCACGTCTTTTACAAAATGCGTGACTGATGCGGGTATTTTGCCCCGAAACCGGGGATACGCCAGCGCGGCCGCGCGGAATGTGATTTTTGTGATTTTTGCGGCCTGGGACGCCGAAAACCTAAAACGGCCATGTTCGGCACGATGATCTCCGGGGTCCGGCCGGGGAGATGCGCCCCTGCCGGGGGTGCGGGCTCTGCATTTCCAAGCGTATTGTTTCGGCGTATAGCTGGCGCTGGCATTCCTGCGCCGGCCGGAGCAGGATGCAGCAGCTTTCGCCCAACGTAATTTCCGCGCCCAAATCGGTTCGTTCCCGGAGGATTGAAGCTTGCCGTTGCACCGTCTCGCCTCGCGCGTGATCTTGTCCTCTGTCTCGGTGGTCCTGGCCGGATCGTTCGGCCTCACGGCTGCGGCGGCCAAGGTCAATGAATCGCTCTCCGTCGCCACCCCGTTCGAAGTCGGCGAGAGTCCGGCAGGCAATTATCTCGCCGCGGTCATCGCTGGTGCGGATCGCGACACGGTGGCGGCGGCGACCTTTTTCCGCGAGGCGCTGCGCTTTGATCCGCGCAACAAGGAATTGATCGAGCGCGCTTTCGTCGCGGCGCTCTCCAACGGCAGTATGCCGGAAGCCTTCACCTTGGCTGACAAGCTGCTGATCTACGAGCCCGATAATGGGCTGGCGCGGCTTGCAGTCGGGGTGCGCGCGCTGAAGGAGCATCAATATGCCGCCGCGCGCGGTCAATTCGCCCGTGGCGGTGGCGCCGAAGGCGGCGACCTGACCGCGACTCTGCTGACCGCCTGGGCCTATCAGGGCTCGGGTCAGACGCGCCGGGCGCTCGAGACGGTCGATCGGCTCGATGACCAGAATTTCTCGGTCTTCCGCAGCTATCACAAGGCTTTGATTGCCGATGTGGCCGGCCGCCGGGAGCAGGCGGCGGACGCGTTCAAGGCGGCCTACGACAGCGACAAGAACACTCTGCGCCTCGTGGATGCCTATGCCCGGTTTCTGAGCCAGACCGGCAAGGACGATCAGGCCATCGCGCTCTACACGGCTTTCGATCAGATCGTGCCGGACCATCCCATCGTCCGCGCTGCGCTCGCCAGTCTCAAGGGCGGCAAGAGCCTGCAGCCGCTCATCGGGAATGTCGATCAGGGAGCGGCGGAAGTTCTTTATGGCCTCGGCGCCGCCGGCGACCGGCAGGGCGATGATCTCGCCGGGCTGATCTACCTGCGGCTCTCGCTTTATCTCGATCCGGACAATGCGCTGGCCCTGCTGACGCTGGGCGATCTTTATCAGCGCATCAATCAGAACGAGCAGGCGCTCGACATCTTCCAGGACGTTCCGCAGAGCGATCCGCAGCGCGAGACCGCCGATATCGAAATCAGCCAGGCGCTGGAAAATCTCGGCCGCGGCGATCAGGCGTTGAGCTATTTGCGCAATGTCGCCGATGAGCACCCCAATGACGAGGAGGCTCTCTCGGCGCTCGGCAATCTGGAGCGCGCGCACGATCATTACGACGAAGCCATCACCACCTATACGCGGGCGCTCGCGGCTTCGAAAAAGCCCGAGGCCGCCAATTGGCCGCTCTATTATTTCCGCGGCATCGCCTATGAGCGCAGCAAGCAATGGCCGAAGGCGGAAGCCGATTTCAAACACGCGCTGCAGCTTTTCCCGGACCAGCCGCTGGTGCTGAATTACCTCGGCTATAGCTGGGTGGATAAGGGAATGCATCTCGACCAGGCTTTTCCGATGCTACGCCGTGCGGTCGAGTTGCGCCCGACAGACGGCTATGTCGTCGACAGTCTTGGCTGGGCGGAATACAAGCTCGGCCATTACAAGGAGGCGGTGACCGATCTTGAGAAAGCGATCGATCTGAAGCCGGCGGACCCGGTCATCAACGACCACCTTGGCGATGCCTATTGGCGGGTCGGGCGCAAGCTTGATGCCCATTTCCAATGGAACCACGCCCGCGACATGGGCGCGGATTCAACCGATCTGCCGCGTATTCTGCACAAGATCAAATTCGGCCTCGATACGGCTGCAAGCGCGGACCCAAAGCCCGTGACGAATGACAAGCCCGCCGCGGCCGATGCCGATCACAAGCAGAATGGCGGCGGCTGAGCGTTTCACAGGCCGTCTCCGTCATTGCGGGAAAAACGAAGCAGTCCGGCCATAGGCTCCGGGTTGCTTCGCCGCCGCGCTCCTTGCGATGACGAGAATTTCGTCGATCAAGCCCCGACCCGATCCTGCCCTTGTCTCAGCATTTCACCGACCGCGCCCCTGCCAAGATCAATCTGACGCTGCATGTCGTCGGACGTCGGGCGGACGGCTACCACGAGCTTGAGAGTCTCGTCGCTTTCTCGCGCAGCGGCGACCGGTTGACGCTGACGCCGGGTGAATCCCTGCGGCTTCAGGTCGGCGGTCCAACAGCGACCTCCGCGGGCGATCCGGAAAAGAACCTTGTCATCAAGGCGGCACGCCAACTGGCCGACAGGGTCGAAGGCTTACGCCTCGGCGCGTTCACTTTGGTCAAGACCTTGCCGGTGGCGGCCGGCATCGGCGGCGGCTCGTCCGATGCCGCCGCGGCGCTGCGGCTGCTCGCCCGCGCCAATAATCTCGCGCTCGACGATCCGCGCCTGCTTGAGGCGGCGCGGGCGACGGGCGCCGATGTGCCGGTCTGCGTCGCCGCGCGGGCGCGGATGATGAGCGGCATCGGCGAGAAGCTCGGGCCGGTGCTCGATCTGCCGCCGCTGCCGGCGCTGATCGTCAACCCGCGCCAGCCGCTCGAAACCAAGCCGGTCTTCGACTTTATGAAGATCCCCGTCGGCGGCGAGACGCATTTCGGACCGCATCCGCAGATCGGCTCCAATATCTCGTTCGATGCCTTGATCGCCGCCTTGCGCAAGGGCCGCAACGATATGGAGGACGCAGCCTCCGTTCTCGCGCCGATTATCGGCAAGGTACTCGCCATCCTCGCAGCCGCGCCGGGCTGCAAGCTCGCGCGCATGTCGGGGTCGGGGGCGACCTGCTTTGCTCTCTTTGACAATTGCCGCGCCGTCGGCAAGGCGCGCAAGGCGATTGCCGAAGCTCATCCCGATTGGTGGGTGAAGGCGACGCTATTGAATTAGCTGGAAACAATTGAGATCGTCATTGCGAGGAGCGCAGCGACAAAGCAATCCAGCAAAAGTCCAGGCGGTGGTCAGCTATCTGGATTGCTTCGCTTGCGCTCGCAATGACGTATGCGCTCGAGCGGGGACCCGCCTCAATGCGCGCGCTCGATGCAGAAATCGACCACATCCTTCAGCGCTGCCTTCCACGGCGAGGCGGGGAACAGTTCCAGCGCGTCATGCGCCATCGCACCATAATGGCGCGCGCGCTCGACCGTATCCTCGAGTCCGCGATGCTTGTGCATGATGGTGATCGCGGCTTCGAGATCGCCCTCGTTGATTTCGCCGTCTTCGAGCGTGCGGCGCCAGAAGGCGCGC is part of the Methylovirgula ligni genome and harbors:
- a CDS encoding cell wall hydrolase, with protein sequence MSRLQVWWAMGVVAPWCLGIGLVVSMAADAGQDATIGASLAPAGILAATQPGNLIPVVVGGPGFGLDLMQTAARAAEARLRLGDPADFVLVPDEMAPRAALKPRAAHSFPVIDRSHRGDPAVGLRPTFSSQLQHTGDLAALRARQMIFAEAETLQSDAFALNEAPASPDSFTPWPSGENPTTAPSRADASPAQPGSTETVRPANIAEQMMQGATPEVGRAEALASMTPATDDATPVEVVSLSTLPHEETADFSSVPADRPDYASLIDEDQWHHEQRCLAQAIYFEARGESDKGQAAVAQVVLNRVSSGLYPSTICGVVFQNRQHYHACQFSFACEGRSLRITESDAWQRAEHIAAAVTTGKTYVADVGDATHYHALYVHPYWARRLERTDRIGHHVFYKMRD
- a CDS encoding tetratricopeptide repeat protein, producing MPLHRLASRVILSSVSVVLAGSFGLTAAAAKVNESLSVATPFEVGESPAGNYLAAVIAGADRDTVAAATFFREALRFDPRNKELIERAFVAALSNGSMPEAFTLADKLLIYEPDNGLARLAVGVRALKEHQYAAARGQFARGGGAEGGDLTATLLTAWAYQGSGQTRRALETVDRLDDQNFSVFRSYHKALIADVAGRREQAADAFKAAYDSDKNTLRLVDAYARFLSQTGKDDQAIALYTAFDQIVPDHPIVRAALASLKGGKSLQPLIGNVDQGAAEVLYGLGAAGDRQGDDLAGLIYLRLSLYLDPDNALALLTLGDLYQRINQNEQALDIFQDVPQSDPQRETADIEISQALENLGRGDQALSYLRNVADEHPNDEEALSALGNLERAHDHYDEAITTYTRALAASKKPEAANWPLYYFRGIAYERSKQWPKAEADFKHALQLFPDQPLVLNYLGYSWVDKGMHLDQAFPMLRRAVELRPTDGYVVDSLGWAEYKLGHYKEAVTDLEKAIDLKPADPVINDHLGDAYWRVGRKLDAHFQWNHARDMGADSTDLPRILHKIKFGLDTAASADPKPVTNDKPAAADADHKQNGGG
- the dxs gene encoding 1-deoxy-D-xylulose-5-phosphate synthase, which gives rise to MTTPTKTPLLDAIQSPADLRRLPESDLAQVAQELRTETIDAVSVTGGHLGAGLGVIELTVALHYVFNTPDDRIIWDVGHQAYPHKILTERRDRIRTLRKGEGLSGFTKRAESPYDPFGAGHSSTSISAGLGMAVAATLADKPTNVVAVIGDGAMSAGMAYEAMNNAGAMHSRLIIILNDNEMSIAPPAGALSSYLARLVSGGTYRTVREAAKQLGRHLPKFIYDRARKTEEFARNFWAGGTMFEELGIYYVGPIDGHNLDQLLPILKNVRDMEGRGPVLVHVVTQKGKGYGPAEAAKDKHHAVNTFDVLTGTQVKPKANAPTYTRVFADALVKEAQQDDKIVAITAAMPSGTGLDVFEKAFPDRTFDVGIAEQHAVTFAAGLASEGFKPFCAIYSTFLQRAYDQVVHDVAIQKLPVRFAVDRAGLVGADGATHAGSFDVSYLGILPGMVVMAAADEAELVHMVHTAVAYSEGPIAFRFPRGEGVGIELPEHPEVLTLGKGRILREGNKVAILSLGTRLAEALKAAEDLAAYGISTTVADARFAKPLDVDLVSRLARNHEVLITVEEGSVGGFGSFVTQALLEKGLLDGRRPLKLRSMVLPDIFLDHDKPEKLYAESHLDAKGIVAKVLETLGREDEAARALIA
- a CDS encoding HdeD family acid-resistance protein; protein product: MSLPTETAPISSLPAAASGCVERLRHRWPWFVALGVLVAAMGVAALALVVSATIASVYIIAFFMVIAGGGEIAFAFGARSWTRFFLWVIAGLAYIVVAAFALAQPIMAAAVFTLLLGIALFVTGIIRIYVGTQLNKDVRGIVILAGIVTSVVGLVVLIGWPANSFVILGVLLGLDLLFWGGSWITLGLRMKARLLALPRHA
- a CDS encoding 4-(cytidine 5'-diphospho)-2-C-methyl-D-erythritol kinase; translation: MSQHFTDRAPAKINLTLHVVGRRADGYHELESLVAFSRSGDRLTLTPGESLRLQVGGPTATSAGDPEKNLVIKAARQLADRVEGLRLGAFTLVKTLPVAAGIGGGSSDAAAALRLLARANNLALDDPRLLEAARATGADVPVCVAARARMMSGIGEKLGPVLDLPPLPALIVNPRQPLETKPVFDFMKIPVGGETHFGPHPQIGSNISFDALIAALRKGRNDMEDAASVLAPIIGKVLAILAAAPGCKLARMSGSGATCFALFDNCRAVGKARKAIAEAHPDWWVKATLLN
- the ppdK gene encoding pyruvate, phosphate dikinase, which translates into the protein MAKWVYTFGNGAAEGGSRMSALLGGKGANLAEMASLGLPVPPGFTITTEVCAYFYAHAQSYPPELAVEVEAALKHVEEIAGRAFGDAQRPLLVSVRSGSRASMPGMMDTVLNIGLNDATVDALAADAEDARFAYDSYRRFIQMYSSIVLGIGHHHFEELIEDFKEARELTLDTDLSAEDWQEVIRAFKAKIAEVHGHAFPQAPREQLWGAIGAVFGSWNNPRAKIYRQLHNIPESWGTAVTVQAMVFGNMGETSATGVAFTRNPSTGAKELYGEFLINAQGEDVVAGVRTPQNITEAARIGAGSSQPSMETVLPEVFSQFVAVAARLERHYRDIQDVEFTVERGKLWMLQTRAGKRTARAALRAAVEMAREGLISEAEAVRRIDPGSLDQLLHPTVAPEAERDVIATGLPASPGAATGEIVFNADEAEQLRSAGRKVILVRVETSPEDIHGMHASEGILTSRGGMTSHAAVVARGMGKPCVTGAGAIRIDSERGILSAGSATLRRGDILTIDGGTGRVMAGAIEKQQPELSGEFGVIMQWADKLRRMSVRANAETEADAEAARRFGAEGIGLCRTEHMFFEASRIRAMREMILADDERGRRAALAKLLPYQRDDFAKLFTIMSGLPVTIRLLDPPLHEFLPHTAEEIAEVAAAMNVTAEHLQHRAEELREYNPMLGFRGCRLAIAFPEIADMQARAIFEGAIEAKRKTGVAPEPEIMVPLVAMKAEFDAVKAIIDRCAEAVTAATGETIAYTVGTMIELPRAALAAGEIAESAEFFSFGTNDLTQTALGISRDDAGTFLGVYIAKGLVARDPFTTIDQQGVGELVEIATERGRKTRPSLKLGICGEHGGDPASIGFFEKAGLDYISCSPFRVPIARLAAAQATIGALDAEENP